Proteins co-encoded in one Phycodurus eques isolate BA_2022a chromosome 14, UOR_Pequ_1.1, whole genome shotgun sequence genomic window:
- the vps29 gene encoding vacuolar protein sorting-associated protein 29 isoform X2 translates to MLVLVLGDLHIPHRCNTLPAKFKKLLVPGKIQHILCTGNLCTKESYDYLKTLAGDVHIVRGDFDENLNYPEQKVVTVGQFKIGLIHGHQVIPWGDMASLALLQRQLDVDILISGHTHKFEAFENENKFYINPGSATGAYSALESNIIPSFVLMDIQASTVVTYVYQLIGDDVKVERIEYKKS, encoded by the exons ATG TTGGTCCTGGTGTTAGGCGACCTGCACATCCCGCACCGCTGCAACACGCTGCCGGCCAAGTTCAAGAAGCTTCTGGTGCCGGGAAAGATCCAACATATCCTCTGCACGGGAAATCTGTGCACCAAGGAGAGCTACGACTACCTGAAGACGCTCGCCGGCGACGTCCACATCGTACGCGGGGACTTTGACGAG AACCTGAACTACCCGGAGCAGAAGGTGGTGACGGTGGGCCAGTTCAAGATCGGCCTGATCCACGGCCACCAGGTGATCCCGTGGGGGGACATGGCCAGCCTGGCGCTGCTGCAGCGGCAGCTGGACGTCGACATCCTCATCTCGGGACACACGCACAAGTTCGAGGCCTTCGAGAACGAGAACAAGTTCTACATCAACCCCGGCTCTGCCACCGGAGCCTACAGCGCGCTAGAAAG CAACATCATCCCCTCGTTCGTGCTGATGGACATCCAGGCGTCCACGGTGGTGACGTACGTCTACCAGCTGATCGGAGACGACGTCAAAGTCGAAAGAATCGAGTACAAGAAGTCTTAA
- the vps29 gene encoding vacuolar protein sorting-associated protein 29 isoform X1: MHIPHFFHPAFVSPINQAVHRLVLVLGDLHIPHRCNTLPAKFKKLLVPGKIQHILCTGNLCTKESYDYLKTLAGDVHIVRGDFDENLNYPEQKVVTVGQFKIGLIHGHQVIPWGDMASLALLQRQLDVDILISGHTHKFEAFENENKFYINPGSATGAYSALESNIIPSFVLMDIQASTVVTYVYQLIGDDVKVERIEYKKS, encoded by the exons ATGCACATTCCACACTTCTTCCATCCCGCTTTCGTGTCTCCAATCAACCAGGCTGTTCACCGG TTGGTCCTGGTGTTAGGCGACCTGCACATCCCGCACCGCTGCAACACGCTGCCGGCCAAGTTCAAGAAGCTTCTGGTGCCGGGAAAGATCCAACATATCCTCTGCACGGGAAATCTGTGCACCAAGGAGAGCTACGACTACCTGAAGACGCTCGCCGGCGACGTCCACATCGTACGCGGGGACTTTGACGAG AACCTGAACTACCCGGAGCAGAAGGTGGTGACGGTGGGCCAGTTCAAGATCGGCCTGATCCACGGCCACCAGGTGATCCCGTGGGGGGACATGGCCAGCCTGGCGCTGCTGCAGCGGCAGCTGGACGTCGACATCCTCATCTCGGGACACACGCACAAGTTCGAGGCCTTCGAGAACGAGAACAAGTTCTACATCAACCCCGGCTCTGCCACCGGAGCCTACAGCGCGCTAGAAAG CAACATCATCCCCTCGTTCGTGCTGATGGACATCCAGGCGTCCACGGTGGTGACGTACGTCTACCAGCTGATCGGAGACGACGTCAAAGTCGAAAGAATCGAGTACAAGAAGTCTTAA